The DNA sequence CAGCTGGTGGGCCGACTTTCAGGCCCTAAACTTGGGCACACCACAGAGAGAACTCTTCTCTATAGCGTCATGATCTTCACCATTGTTCTTCATAGCTGGCTCTTAGTATTGATATAAAAGATGGGTAATGGTaaattcatcatcatcatgctaGAGAATAATCTGCAGGTTCtagccagcaccaacaacgTATAACCGTGAGGCCTCGCGTGGTTGGTTCCGTCCTCAAAATTAAGCACTGCCTTTTTGTTTTCACCAACACGGTCGCCAATCCCCAAGGTGTGACTCTTATGCCGAATGGCTGCTTGTCGCTTACAGGGCCCCTTCAAAGCAGGCACAGTGCACCATTGTCTGAAGCAACAGTCAAGCCTGTGTGTGTCTTTCTCTCAATCCAGGGGCGACTGCTATCGGCCTACTGCTTTCGTGCTGCCCTAGGCGTCGGGTCGTTGATTCATTGGGCCGATTTGAGGCGTGACTGCCTTTGATCCGTCCCAGGTCCCTCTTCCCAGTCTTTACGAAGCCTCCAGCGAAAACATATATATGCTGTAAACTGCCGCCTTCCCACCTTGTCAAACTCTCGACGTTTCTTTACACTCTGCAACGAAAAAGGCTAACGCAGCTCTCTATAaatcctctctctcccaacTCTCAGCCAGGAAAGCCTTCTGGTCACCGTATCCACCacaacttcttcaccccTCATAATTCAACAAACCTCACCTTCCCGTTCACCACCACTTATCTGACTTGACCACCAACACAGCAACCAAATCACAGCCAACATGACGGATATGGTAGATAACCCACTTTCGCTTAAATACAAGGCTTCGACCGACTACGCCAAAGATGCAGTCGACATGAAAGTCCCATACATCAGCCAAGATCCCCAGCAGATCGCTGGCCTTCTCCGCGGCCTCGATGACGGTGCCAAAAAGGGCAAGGGAAGGAGCGGCTTCCACGTCAAGAAGACAAAGTACGCCGTTGCCGCCTCGCCAACCAAGGCGACAGTAGACTCGTGGAGATTTCAGGAGTGGGACTACAAGCGAAGAGATCTCCCAACCTACGCTCGCGGCCTGTTCACCACCAAACGACAGGACGGCACCCCGGAAATCGTCATTCGGGGGTACGACAAGTTTTTCAACTGCGGCGAGGTACGCGAGACGGATTGGGACAATATTCTGAGCAGAACCAAGGGCCCATATGAGCTCACGCTGAAAGAAAACGGAtgcatcatcttcatcagcgGGCTTGAGGACGACACACTTCTTGTCTGCAGCAAACACTCGACTGGAGACCGGCAGGATGCTGAGCACAGCCACGCCAGCGTTGGCGAGAAGCATATCGAGAGACAGTTGCAGCGTATTGGAAAAACCAAGGAGGATTTGGCCAGGGAACTGAGAAGGAGGAACGccactgctgttgctgagcttTGCGATGACAACTTTGAGGAGCATATTTTGGCCTACGGGCCGGACAAGGCCGGTCTTTACCTTCAcggcatcaacctcaaccttccTGAATTCTTCACCTACCCTTCGCAGCTTGTCCAGAAGTTCGCCGAGGACTGGGGCTTCGTCAAGACGGGGCTCATCATGATTGACGATATCAAGGAGGTCAAAGCTTTCcttgaggaggttgccgaAACCGGAGCACATGATGGGCGTGACGTGGAGGGCTTTGTCATCCGCTGCAAGATGAGCCACGATTCTACGAAGCAACCTTTTATGGATTGGTTCTTCAAGTACAAGTTCGAGGAGCCCTATCTGATGTACCGCCAGTGGAGAGAGTGCACCAAGTCTCTGATCTCGGGGAAGCAGCCGAGGATCAAGAAGCACGTCAAGATCACTGAGGAGTATCTTTTGTACGCCCGCAAGAGGTTGGCCGCTGATCGAAACTTGGGCAAGCTCTACCAGCAGAACCATGGCATCATCAAGCTGAGAAACGACTTCCTCGAGTTCAAGCAGATGAAGGGGTCTGATGCCGCCAATTTTGAGGAATTGCATGGCAACGGAGGGCTCACCGAGGTGACACGAGATGTGATTGTTGTTCCGATCGCTACTATTGGATGCGGTAAGACGACTATCGGAGTTGCTCTCACCAAGCTCTTCGGCTGGGGTCACATCCAGAATGACAACATCACCGGTCCCAAGCGCCCTCCGCGTTTCACCAAGGCTCtccttgacgagcttgaCGAGGTCACTGCCGTCTTTGCCGACCGCAACAACGCCCAGAAGCACGAACGCAAGCAGTTGATCACGGATGTCAAGCTTCAGCACACCAATGCCAGGCTTGTGGCTCTCCACTTTGTCCACAACGACGTCGAAAACATCCGAAAGATCACCCAGGACCGCGTGCTCAGCCGTGGCGACAACCACCAGACCATCCAGGCTGCCACGGACATGGGCAAGGTAGTCGGTATCATGGAGGGATTCCTCCACCGGTTTGAGCCCTGCGATCCAGAGAAGGAGCCAGATGCCGGTTTCGACGCCGTGATTGACCTCGACCCTACCGTCGGAAGCAGAGCCAACCTCGAGATTGTCATCAAGGAGCTTCACCGTCTCTACCCCAAGCTTGTCACTGAGGTTCCTTCTCCTGAGGCTATGGATGAGGCCATCAAGGCTGCTCTGGAGGGGCATACTCCTAATCTGAGACACAACATCCCCGATCgctccaacaacaagggcaagaagcCTCACCAACAGATCAACCCTGTTACTGGCAGgcagatcaagaagaagcctcTCGAATACATGTCTGTCGACGTCCAGACCAAGGACGTGTTGGACGCGCTGGAGAAGGCTTTCGCCTCAGTGGGCAACGAGCAGGCAAAGTTTTACAAGATGCTTCAGGGCCAGAGGAGGATCCAGGCCAAGTTCCACGTTACGTTGATGCACCGCGCTGGAGCCAAGGAGAATAAAGAACTTTGGGATCGGTATGTGGCTGTTCATGAGGCGGATGGGCAGATTCATGACGATGGGAggctgggggagatggaggttcagcttgagagggtggtgtttgatgagagGGTTATGGCGATTGTGGTTAGGCTGGtgcctggggagggggatgtgatTACTGTTATggggaaggatgggaaggaggagacgaaGCCGAAGTGGGAGTGTGTGAACAGGGTTGCGCATATTACTGTTGGCACGAGGAGCGATGGGATTAAGCCGAAGGAGTCGAATGatttgttgatgaggtggttggAGGTAGGTAGCGGGGAGGGGACGGGaattggggaggtggttttggaggggaggcCGGGGTTGAAGGGTGTCGTGCGGGGGGTGCTTTCTAGGTAGGATGCTGGGGAGGCTGTTTCGCGGGGGCATGCcaatggtgatgatggtggtggtggtggtggtggtggtggtggtggtgggaggaatAGGAATCGGTGGTGGAGGTATGGGAGGGGGCAGAGGGATGCTCCGAGGGGTAGGAATGGGAAggtgaggggtggggggcTAGAttatgggggtggtggtgccaagTTGTAGACATGGGGAGGAAAGATTTTGGGATTGTATTGCTTGATGctttttggggtggtggaaagcaGGTGGTTATTTTCTTGGGATGTATCACTAATCACTAGAAAGAAAAGGGTCAGATTTGGTGGCGATGATTAAGTAGATTCATTTGGCGATTTCTAGCTAAAAAGCTAATATGATATCTCAATTGCATCGGCTCTTGCTCAAAACTGTAGGAGCATGCGTGAAACGTCACACATATTCACTCCAAACAAGTCATATGCCTGAAACTTGGACTTTGATAttcaccccttcccttc is a window from the Podospora pseudocomata strain CBS 415.72m chromosome 6, whole genome shotgun sequence genome containing:
- the trl1 gene encoding tRNA ligase (EggNog:ENOG503NUZY; COG:J; BUSCO:EOG09261IBJ), translating into MTDMVDNPLSLKYKASTDYAKDAVDMKVPYISQDPQQIAGLLRGLDDGAKKGKGRSGFHVKKTKYAVAASPTKATVDSWRFQEWDYKRRDLPTYARGLFTTKRQDGTPEIVIRGYDKFFNCGEVRETDWDNILSRTKGPYELTLKENGCIIFISGLEDDTLLVCSKHSTGDRQDAEHSHASVGEKHIERQLQRIGKTKEDLARELRRRNATAVAELCDDNFEEHILAYGPDKAGLYLHGINLNLPEFFTYPSQLVQKFAEDWGFVKTGLIMIDDIKEVKAFLEEVAETGAHDGRDVEGFVIRCKMSHDSTKQPFMDWFFKYKFEEPYLMYRQWRECTKSLISGKQPRIKKHVKITEEYLLYARKRLAADRNLGKLYQQNHGIIKLRNDFLEFKQMKGSDAANFEELHGNGGLTEVTRDVIVVPIATIGCGKTTIGVALTKLFGWGHIQNDNITGPKRPPRFTKALLDELDEVTAVFADRNNAQKHERKQLITDVKLQHTNARLVALHFVHNDVENIRKITQDRVLSRGDNHQTIQAATDMGKVVGIMEGFLHRFEPCDPEKEPDAGFDAVIDLDPTVGSRANLEIVIKELHRLYPKLVTEVPSPEAMDEAIKAALEGHTPNLRHNIPDRSNNKGKKPHQQINPVTGRQIKKKPLEYMSVDVQTKDVLDALEKAFASVGNEQAKFYKMLQGQRRIQAKFHVTLMHRAGAKENKELWDRYVAVHEADGQIHDDGRLGEMEVQLERVVFDERVMAIVVRLVPGEGDVITVMGKDGKEETKPKWECVNRVAHITVGTRSDGIKPKESNDLLMRWLEDAGEAVSRGHANGDDGGGGGGGGGGGGRNRNRWWRYGRGQRDAPRGRNGKVRGGGLDYGGGGAKL